In Maridesulfovibrio sp., a single genomic region encodes these proteins:
- the pta gene encoding phosphate acetyltransferase, with product MSKNLYITATEEKSGKSAIALGVMQLLLRDLQHVAIFRPIINDNQTGARDHDINLIMNYFNMDIDYEDTYAYTLKEARELINSGKHSLLLENILNKYSQLEEKYDFVLCEGTDFQGKDQSFEFDINAEIAANLGCPVLLVANGRGKTAEDITASTQLVIDALEDKGVDTVAAVINRLNTTAQDKAEILSSIKCKTRCTQELLVYGIDENESLGNPSMNDVRKWLDASVLYGHGRLDTLVDDYVIAAMRIGNFLEYIENGSLIITPGDRSDIILSSLASRLSTSFPDISGILLTGGLQPSASVHRLIEGWTGVPIPILSVNTNTYRTTQLLSELYGRIDPEDQRKTASALGAFEAHVKTDELRHRLVTNKSSKVTPKMFEYKLVQKAKANKQVIVLPEGTGERVLRAADILTRRGVADIVLLGNANEVGTKISQLGLEMNDVRILDPESSPQFEDYCNTYFKLREHKGIRMSDARDRMLDPTYFGSMMVYKGHADGMVSGSITTTQQTIRPAFEFIKTKPTASIVSSVFLMCLKDRVLVFGDCAVNPNPNAEQLAEIALSSAQTARIFGVEPRVALMSYSTGQSGKGADVEKVKEAVRIAKERAPELLIEGPLQYDAAIDPDVAKTKLPDSDVAGRATVFIFPDLNTGNNTYKAVQRSAEQSVAIGPVLQGLNKPVNDLSRGCTVPDIVNTVAITAIQAQAEKGLI from the coding sequence GTGTCCAAAAATCTTTACATCACTGCCACCGAAGAGAAGAGCGGTAAATCTGCCATTGCTCTGGGCGTGATGCAACTGCTGCTAAGAGATCTGCAGCACGTAGCCATCTTCCGACCCATCATCAATGATAACCAGACAGGTGCTCGTGATCATGACATCAATCTGATCATGAACTACTTTAATATGGATATCGATTATGAGGACACCTACGCCTACACACTGAAAGAAGCCCGGGAACTTATCAACAGCGGCAAACATTCTCTGCTGCTGGAAAACATCCTCAACAAGTACAGCCAGCTCGAAGAGAAATATGACTTTGTCCTTTGCGAAGGCACAGATTTTCAGGGCAAAGATCAGAGCTTTGAGTTCGACATCAATGCTGAAATAGCTGCAAACCTTGGTTGTCCCGTACTTCTCGTCGCCAACGGACGCGGCAAGACAGCCGAGGACATCACCGCCTCCACACAGCTTGTTATTGATGCCCTTGAAGACAAGGGTGTTGATACCGTTGCTGCAGTCATCAACAGACTGAACACCACGGCCCAGGACAAGGCTGAAATTCTTTCCAGCATCAAATGCAAGACCAGATGCACCCAGGAACTGCTTGTCTACGGGATTGATGAAAATGAATCTCTGGGTAACCCCAGCATGAACGATGTCCGCAAATGGCTGGACGCTTCCGTACTTTACGGTCACGGAAGACTCGATACACTTGTTGACGATTATGTAATCGCAGCAATGCGTATTGGAAATTTTCTTGAATACATCGAAAACGGAAGTCTGATCATCACTCCCGGTGACCGTTCGGATATCATCCTGAGCTCTCTGGCTTCCAGACTCTCCACCTCCTTTCCGGATATCTCCGGGATACTGCTCACCGGCGGACTGCAGCCCAGTGCCAGCGTCCATCGTCTGATAGAAGGGTGGACCGGTGTTCCCATTCCCATTCTTTCCGTAAATACCAACACCTATCGCACCACTCAGCTGCTGAGTGAACTTTACGGTAGAATAGATCCTGAAGATCAGCGCAAGACCGCATCCGCTCTCGGCGCATTCGAAGCTCATGTGAAGACTGATGAACTCAGGCACCGCCTGGTCACCAACAAGTCCAGCAAAGTTACTCCCAAGATGTTCGAATACAAGCTGGTACAGAAGGCCAAGGCCAACAAGCAGGTTATCGTTCTTCCGGAAGGTACCGGCGAAAGAGTTCTCCGCGCTGCCGATATCCTTACCCGTCGCGGTGTTGCAGATATAGTTCTGCTCGGAAACGCAAACGAAGTTGGGACCAAAATTTCCCAGCTCGGTCTTGAAATGAACGATGTACGTATTCTCGATCCGGAATCTTCTCCTCAGTTCGAAGATTACTGCAACACTTATTTCAAGCTGCGCGAACACAAGGGCATCCGTATGTCCGATGCTCGTGACCGCATGCTGGACCCGACCTATTTCGGTTCCATGATGGTTTACAAGGGGCATGCTGACGGTATGGTTTCCGGTTCCATCACCACAACCCAGCAGACTATCCGTCCTGCTTTCGAGTTCATCAAGACCAAACCTACTGCATCCATCGTATCCAGTGTCTTCCTGATGTGCCTGAAGGACCGGGTTCTGGTTTTCGGCGACTGCGCCGTCAACCCCAACCCCAATGCCGAACAGCTTGCTGAAATTGCTTTGAGTTCAGCTCAGACCGCACGGATCTTCGGTGTTGAACCCCGTGTTGCCCTGATGTCCTACTCCACCGGCCAGTCCGGAAAGGGCGCTGATGTTGAAAAAGTCAAGGAAGCAGTTCGCATCGCCAAGGAACGTGCTCCCGAGCTGCTCATCGAAGGCCCCCTGCAGTATGACGCAGCCATCGACCCCGATGTAGCAAAGACCAAACTGCCTGACAGTGATGTTGCAGGCCGCGCAACTGTCTTTATCTTTCCCGATCTGAACACAGGGAACAACACATACAAGGCTGTACAGCGTTCTGCAGAGCAGTCCGTTGCAATCGGCCCCGTTCTTCAGGGCCTCAACAAGCCTGTAAACGACCTCTCCAGAGGCTGTACCGTACCCGACATTGTTAACACTGTGGCAATCACAGCAATTCAGGCCCAGGCCGAAAAAGGACTTATCTAG
- a CDS encoding (Fe-S)-binding protein, whose product MNDLNQLAQNLMELDDLMVACMKCGMCQAVCPVFSETMKEADVTRGKIALLEKLAHEMVKDADQVNEKLNRCLLCGSCAANCPSGVKIMDIFMKARVIVTSYKGLSPAKKLIFKGLLTRPKLFNLLTDMSAKFQGPFSKVADQAAHTASCAMLNPLIGERHFNPLATRPFRKDYPEVDTPRGTSGLKVAFFPGCVVDKMFPNVGHAAMKIFEYHGVGVFLPKGQACCGIPTLASGDADTMVDLMKQNMKAFEAGSFDYLVTPCATCTATIHETWPKMIEKEDTLFREKVEALAAKTMDINAFLVDVLGVKTPSESKKGGKVVTYHDPCHLSKSLGVSAQPRALLKANESYEFKEMNEANRCCGCGGSFNLYHYDLSKSIGQRKAKNVRDVGAQVAATGCPACMMQLGDMLSQSGGGVEVKHVLEIYADSLR is encoded by the coding sequence ATGAATGATCTCAATCAATTAGCTCAGAATCTCATGGAGCTGGACGACCTTATGGTCGCCTGCATGAAGTGCGGAATGTGTCAGGCTGTATGCCCGGTATTTTCCGAAACCATGAAGGAAGCCGATGTAACCCGCGGCAAGATAGCTCTGCTTGAGAAGCTGGCCCACGAAATGGTCAAGGATGCGGATCAGGTCAATGAAAAGCTGAATAGATGTCTGCTCTGCGGTTCCTGTGCAGCCAACTGTCCCAGCGGTGTCAAGATCATGGACATCTTCATGAAAGCCCGTGTCATCGTGACTTCCTATAAGGGACTTTCTCCGGCCAAGAAGCTTATCTTCAAAGGTCTGCTCACCCGTCCCAAGCTGTTCAACCTGCTCACGGATATGAGTGCGAAGTTTCAGGGACCGTTTTCCAAGGTTGCGGACCAGGCTGCACACACTGCAAGCTGTGCAATGCTCAATCCTCTGATCGGAGAGCGTCACTTCAACCCCCTGGCTACGCGTCCCTTCCGCAAGGATTATCCTGAAGTGGATACCCCCAGAGGGACAAGCGGTCTCAAGGTTGCTTTCTTCCCCGGTTGCGTTGTGGACAAGATGTTTCCCAACGTCGGGCATGCGGCCATGAAGATCTTTGAATATCACGGTGTCGGAGTATTCCTTCCCAAAGGGCAGGCCTGCTGCGGAATACCGACTCTTGCTTCCGGTGACGCCGATACCATGGTCGATCTGATGAAGCAGAACATGAAGGCTTTCGAGGCCGGAAGTTTCGATTATCTGGTTACTCCCTGTGCCACCTGCACAGCTACCATACACGAAACATGGCCTAAAATGATTGAAAAAGAGGACACCCTTTTCAGGGAAAAAGTAGAAGCCCTGGCCGCAAAAACCATGGATATTAATGCTTTTCTCGTTGACGTCCTTGGTGTAAAGACTCCTTCCGAGTCCAAGAAAGGCGGAAAGGTCGTAACCTATCACGACCCCTGCCACCTTTCCAAATCCCTTGGTGTTTCGGCTCAGCCTCGTGCTCTTCTTAAAGCCAATGAAAGCTATGAATTCAAGGAAATGAACGAAGCCAACCGTTGCTGCGGCTGCGGCGGGTCGTTCAACCTTTATCACTATGACCTGTCCAAAAGCATCGGTCAGCGCAAGGCCAAAAATGTGCGTGACGTGGGTGCTCAGGTCGCCGCGACAGGTTGCCCCGCCTGCATGATGCAGCTCGGCGACATGCTTTCACAGTCCGGCGGTGGTGTCGAAGTCAAGCACGTTCTTGAGATATACGCAGACTCACTCAGATAA
- a CDS encoding FAD-linked oxidase C-terminal domain-containing protein, with the protein MSNAKLAKEFEQIVGAEGVMHEEADLHAYSYDSAVLDPQVPALVVKPVSTEQLGPITALCNKHGLPMTVRGAGTNLSGGTIPHPGGVVVLTNGLNKILEINEEDLYAVVEPGVVTAQFAAEVSRRGLFYPPDPGSQAVSTLGGNVAENAGGLRGLKYGVTKDYVMGVDFYDVNGDLIKSGSRTVKCVTGYNLGGLMVASEGTLGVFSNIILKLVPPPKASKAMMAVFPNVETASETVAAIIANHIVPCTLEFLDNATIRYVEDFTKAGLPVEAGSILLIEVDGHQAEVIEDAEKVVNICKKCGADEVKMAETAAEREALWTARRNALPALARAKPTTVLEDATVPRSQIPAMMEALKKVAEKYKINIGTFGHAGDGNLHPTILCDNRDKEEFHRVEAAVDEIFDIALSLKGTLSGEHGIGMAKSKWMEKETSRATLEYSLRMKRAIDPKGILNPTKIIGEV; encoded by the coding sequence ATGTCGAATGCGAAATTGGCAAAAGAATTTGAACAGATCGTAGGCGCTGAAGGCGTCATGCATGAAGAGGCCGACCTGCATGCATACTCTTATGACTCCGCGGTGCTCGATCCCCAGGTGCCGGCACTTGTAGTCAAGCCCGTAAGCACTGAACAGCTCGGTCCTATCACCGCACTCTGCAACAAGCACGGCCTTCCCATGACTGTTCGCGGAGCAGGTACCAATCTTTCCGGCGGCACAATTCCCCACCCCGGCGGAGTTGTCGTCCTGACCAACGGTCTCAACAAGATTCTCGAAATCAACGAAGAAGATCTTTACGCAGTTGTTGAACCCGGTGTTGTTACCGCCCAGTTCGCAGCGGAAGTTTCCCGCCGCGGCCTTTTTTATCCCCCGGATCCGGGTTCCCAGGCTGTTTCCACCCTCGGCGGTAACGTGGCAGAGAATGCCGGCGGACTGCGCGGACTCAAATACGGCGTCACAAAAGATTACGTCATGGGCGTAGATTTTTATGACGTCAACGGCGACCTCATCAAATCCGGTTCACGTACCGTTAAATGCGTTACCGGTTACAACCTCGGCGGCCTGATGGTTGCTTCCGAAGGAACTCTCGGCGTATTCTCCAATATCATCCTCAAGCTCGTACCGCCGCCCAAAGCATCCAAGGCAATGATGGCAGTTTTCCCCAACGTTGAAACTGCATCCGAAACCGTTGCCGCGATCATCGCCAACCACATTGTTCCCTGTACCCTTGAATTTCTCGACAACGCCACCATCCGCTACGTTGAAGATTTCACCAAGGCCGGTCTTCCCGTAGAAGCCGGTTCCATCCTGCTTATTGAAGTAGACGGTCACCAGGCAGAAGTAATCGAAGACGCAGAAAAGGTCGTCAACATCTGTAAGAAATGCGGCGCTGATGAAGTCAAGATGGCTGAAACCGCAGCTGAACGTGAAGCTCTCTGGACTGCACGTCGTAACGCACTTCCGGCTCTTGCCCGTGCTAAACCGACCACAGTACTCGAAGACGCCACTGTTCCCCGTTCCCAGATTCCTGCAATGATGGAAGCACTCAAGAAAGTTGCCGAAAAATATAAAATCAATATCGGAACCTTCGGACACGCTGGAGACGGTAACCTGCATCCCACCATTCTTTGCGACAACCGCGACAAGGAAGAGTTCCACCGCGTCGAAGCCGCTGTAGACGAAATTTTCGATATAGCTCTTTCCCTCAAGGGAACCCTCTCCGGTGAACACGGTATCGGCATGGCTAAATCCAAATGGATGGAAAAGGAAACTTCCCGGGCAACACTCGAATATTCCCTGAGAATGAAGAGAGCCATCGATCCTAAGGGCATCCTTAATCCCACCAAGATTATCGGAGAAGTATAG
- a CDS encoding L-lactate permease: MSVGILAIVAIIPIILALVLMVGMRWPATKAMPVAWLSAAVGAIAVWKLPAAYVAALTVQGIITAVGILIIVFGAIIILYTLQYSGGMETIQYGFQNISRDRRVQVLIIGYLFAAFIEGAAGFGTPAALAAPLLLSLGFPPLCAVVMCLVFNSFPVTFGAVGTPVILGFKYLTGLVDAAVAAAVPGLNFHSMETFDLVVSQWATVMHLPMIYILPLFMLGFMTRFFGENKSWSEGLGAWKFSLFASTAFAVPYLITAWIVGPEFPSLIGGLIGLGIAVVGAKKGFCVPEKVWDFGPASSWDAEWTGSVSAENSGEFKAHMSQFRAWVPYVLIGVILVITRIPDLGLKGMLAGVSIPFKSILGFKSVNASIAYLYLPGTIPFALVAILTIFIHKMPGDKAAMAWKEAIAKMKNPAIALFFSVALVSIFRGSGIADAALNPNGYLSMPLALAEAVSGLAGQSWPVVASFVGGLGSFITGSNTVSDLLFAEFQWGVATSLNMPHQIIVAAQGVGGAMGNMICIHNIVAASAVVGLSGMEGMILKRTVWPFLLYGVVVGIVASLMTFVFLPGLF, translated from the coding sequence ATGTCTGTAGGAATTCTGGCTATCGTAGCCATCATCCCGATTATTCTGGCTCTGGTGCTGATGGTTGGCATGCGTTGGCCTGCTACCAAAGCTATGCCCGTTGCATGGCTTTCCGCTGCTGTCGGAGCTATTGCCGTATGGAAACTGCCCGCTGCGTATGTCGCAGCTCTTACTGTACAGGGCATCATTACCGCTGTCGGTATTCTCATTATTGTTTTCGGTGCCATTATCATTCTTTATACGCTGCAATACAGCGGCGGTATGGAAACCATTCAGTACGGATTCCAGAACATCAGCCGTGACCGTCGCGTGCAGGTTCTGATCATCGGTTACCTGTTTGCAGCATTTATTGAAGGTGCTGCAGGTTTCGGAACTCCCGCCGCTCTGGCTGCTCCGCTGCTCCTGAGTCTCGGTTTTCCCCCCCTGTGTGCTGTTGTAATGTGTCTGGTTTTCAACTCTTTTCCAGTTACCTTCGGTGCGGTTGGTACACCGGTTATCCTCGGCTTCAAGTATCTGACCGGTCTGGTTGATGCTGCTGTGGCCGCTGCTGTTCCGGGTCTTAACTTCCACTCCATGGAAACTTTCGACCTCGTTGTCAGCCAGTGGGCTACTGTTATGCACCTGCCCATGATCTACATCCTGCCCCTGTTCATGCTCGGCTTCATGACCCGCTTCTTCGGCGAGAACAAGAGCTGGAGCGAAGGTCTCGGCGCATGGAAATTCTCTCTTTTCGCTTCAACCGCTTTTGCTGTTCCCTATCTCATCACCGCATGGATCGTCGGACCTGAATTCCCCTCCCTTATCGGTGGTCTTATCGGTCTCGGCATTGCTGTAGTAGGCGCCAAAAAAGGCTTCTGCGTACCTGAAAAAGTATGGGATTTCGGCCCCGCTTCCTCCTGGGACGCTGAATGGACCGGTTCCGTTTCCGCTGAAAACAGCGGTGAATTCAAGGCCCACATGAGCCAGTTCCGCGCTTGGGTTCCTTATGTTCTCATCGGTGTTATCCTCGTTATTACCCGTATCCCCGACCTCGGCCTCAAAGGCATGCTCGCCGGTGTTTCCATTCCGTTCAAGAGCATCCTCGGCTTCAAGAGCGTCAACGCTTCCATCGCTTATCTGTATCTGCCCGGAACCATTCCTTTCGCCCTCGTTGCCATACTGACCATCTTCATCCACAAGATGCCCGGTGACAAAGCAGCCATGGCCTGGAAAGAAGCAATCGCCAAGATGAAGAACCCCGCAATCGCACTGTTCTTCTCCGTTGCACTGGTTTCCATCTTCCGCGGTTCCGGTATCGCTGATGCCGCTCTGAACCCCAACGGATACCTCTCCATGCCTCTGGCTCTTGCCGAAGCCGTATCCGGCCTTGCAGGTCAGAGCTGGCCTGTAGTAGCATCCTTTGTTGGTGGACTCGGTTCCTTCATCACCGGTTCCAACACTGTTTCTGACCTTCTGTTCGCAGAATTTCAGTGGGGTGTTGCCACCAGCCTGAATATGCCTCATCAGATCATAGTTGCCGCACAGGGTGTCGGTGGCGCCATGGGTAACATGATCTGTATCCACAACATCGTTGCAGCAAGTGCAGTTGTTGGTCTTTCCGGCATGGAAGGCATGATCCTCAAGCGTACCGTATGGCCCTTCCTCCTTTACGGCGTTGTAGTAGGTATCGTGGCTTCTCTCATGACCTTCGTATTCCTGCCCGGTCTGTTCTAA
- the nifJ gene encoding pyruvate:ferredoxin (flavodoxin) oxidoreductase, with amino-acid sequence MAKNMKTMDGNTATAHIAYAMSDTAAIYPITPSSTMAEVAEEWASQGRKNIFGQVLNVKQLQSEAGAAGAVHGALAAGALTSTYTASQGLLLMIPNMYKISGELLPGVFHVSARALAAQALSIFGDHQDVMACRQTGFAMLASSSVQECMDIALITHLAAIESSVPFMHFFDGFRSSHEIQKIEVIDYDDIKGLVDWDAVASFRARGMNPENPSIRGTAQNPDIYYQAREAANSFYDQLPGIVLSCMKKVGDLTGRRYKPFDYVGHEAAERVIVAMGSGCEAIEEVVNKLVAEGEKVGLVKVRLYRPFLTEHFLKVLPSTVTNVTVLDRTKEPGALGDPLYQDICTAFVESGLDPVVTAGRYGLGSKEFRPNMAKAVFDNMKAAGPKNHFNVGIEDDVTFTSLEVGPELDTTPEGTVQCKFWGLGADGTVGANKQAIKIIGDNTDLYAQGYFAYDSKKSGGITMSHLRFGSKPIQSTYLVTSADFIACHNSSYVHQYDLLEGVKEGGTFLINSPWSAEDMEKELPAALRRTIAEKNLKLYTIDAVKIAAGVGLGGRINMVMQTAFFKLADVIPFEDAVAYLKDSIKKAYGKKGDKIVNMNVAAVDQTVENLVEVAVPESWKNLTDDEVAVSDDPEYITDVVRPILAQKGDNLPVSAFEPDGLVPLSTAQYEKRGVAINVPEWLPENCIQCNQCAFVCPHAAIRPVLVTEEELKDAPESFVTVDAKGKELKGLKFRMQVYAQDCLGCGNCADICPAKESALVMKPTATQIPTEVPNLDFALTIPEKDKLMSRSSVKGSQFQRPLLEFSGACSGCGETPYVKVLTQLFGERMIIANATGCSSIWGASAPTTPYCVDKNGRGPAWGNSLFEDAAEFGYGIEMGVSHRREKLADLVAEAIEAGVPSELEADMKAWLENRNNAGLSEEYGQKVVDGIFAAAPSDLLAEIADMEDLFTKKSLWVFGGDGWAYDIGFGGVDHVLASGRDINILVMDTEVYSNTGGQSSKATPLGSIAKMAASGKSTGKKDLGRMMMSYGYVYVASVSMGANKQQFMKAIQEAEAYPGPSLVICYAPCINQGIRKGMGKTQLEMKLAVDSGYWPLYRFNPALVEEGKNPLTLDSKAPDGTMQEFMGGENRYGLLERTNPEASKEYRATIEKQYNDRYEILKYMAAADYSESN; translated from the coding sequence ATGGCTAAGAACATGAAAACTATGGATGGTAACACTGCTACCGCCCACATCGCTTATGCGATGAGCGATACAGCCGCCATCTATCCCATCACTCCTTCATCCACCATGGCTGAAGTTGCAGAAGAATGGGCATCCCAGGGTCGTAAAAATATTTTCGGCCAGGTGCTCAATGTAAAACAGCTTCAGTCCGAAGCTGGTGCAGCCGGTGCCGTTCACGGCGCGCTTGCTGCAGGTGCACTTACTTCCACCTACACAGCCTCGCAGGGCCTCCTGCTCATGATCCCCAACATGTACAAGATCTCCGGTGAACTTCTTCCCGGAGTTTTTCATGTTTCCGCCCGTGCTCTTGCTGCGCAGGCTCTTTCCATCTTCGGCGATCATCAGGACGTAATGGCCTGCCGTCAGACCGGTTTCGCAATGCTGGCATCAAGCTCTGTTCAGGAATGTATGGACATTGCCCTGATCACCCATCTGGCCGCAATCGAATCCAGCGTGCCTTTCATGCACTTTTTCGACGGATTCCGTTCTTCCCACGAAATTCAGAAGATTGAAGTCATCGACTATGATGACATCAAGGGACTGGTTGACTGGGACGCAGTTGCTTCTTTCCGCGCAAGAGGAATGAACCCCGAAAACCCCTCCATCCGCGGTACTGCTCAGAACCCCGACATTTACTATCAGGCCCGCGAAGCCGCCAACTCTTTCTACGACCAGCTTCCCGGCATTGTGCTGAGCTGCATGAAGAAAGTCGGCGATCTTACCGGACGCCGTTACAAACCTTTCGACTACGTAGGTCACGAAGCAGCCGAAAGAGTTATCGTAGCCATGGGTTCCGGCTGTGAAGCTATTGAAGAAGTTGTCAACAAGCTCGTTGCCGAAGGTGAAAAAGTCGGTCTTGTTAAAGTCCGTCTGTATCGTCCTTTCCTTACCGAGCATTTCCTGAAGGTTCTGCCCTCTACTGTAACCAACGTGACAGTTCTGGACCGCACCAAAGAACCCGGCGCTCTCGGCGATCCCCTGTATCAGGACATCTGTACCGCATTTGTTGAAAGCGGACTCGATCCCGTTGTTACTGCCGGCCGTTACGGTCTGGGTTCCAAGGAATTCCGTCCCAACATGGCCAAGGCCGTGTTCGACAACATGAAGGCTGCCGGTCCCAAGAACCACTTCAACGTGGGTATCGAAGACGACGTTACTTTTACCTCCCTTGAAGTCGGTCCCGAACTGGACACCACCCCCGAAGGCACTGTTCAGTGCAAGTTCTGGGGTCTCGGTGCTGACGGTACTGTCGGCGCCAACAAGCAGGCCATCAAGATCATCGGTGACAATACCGATCTCTACGCACAGGGATATTTCGCATACGACTCCAAGAAGTCCGGCGGTATCACCATGTCTCACCTGCGTTTCGGCAGCAAGCCCATACAGTCCACCTATCTGGTGACCAGTGCGGACTTCATCGCATGCCATAACTCCAGCTACGTACATCAGTACGATCTGCTGGAAGGAGTCAAGGAAGGCGGAACCTTCCTGATCAACTCTCCCTGGTCCGCCGAGGACATGGAGAAAGAGCTTCCGGCTGCCCTGCGCCGCACCATCGCAGAGAAGAACCTCAAGCTCTATACTATCGACGCGGTTAAAATCGCAGCAGGCGTAGGCCTTGGCGGACGCATCAACATGGTTATGCAGACCGCCTTCTTCAAGCTTGCCGATGTTATCCCCTTTGAAGATGCTGTTGCCTACCTGAAGGATTCCATCAAAAAGGCATACGGCAAGAAGGGCGACAAAATCGTCAACATGAACGTTGCCGCTGTTGATCAGACTGTTGAAAACCTCGTTGAAGTAGCTGTTCCCGAATCTTGGAAAAACCTCACTGACGACGAAGTGGCCGTTTCAGATGATCCGGAATACATCACCGATGTTGTCCGGCCCATCCTGGCTCAGAAGGGTGATAACCTGCCTGTTTCGGCCTTCGAGCCAGACGGCCTCGTCCCTCTTTCCACCGCTCAGTATGAAAAACGCGGTGTTGCCATCAACGTTCCGGAATGGCTGCCTGAAAACTGTATTCAGTGCAACCAGTGTGCGTTTGTCTGCCCTCATGCAGCAATCCGCCCCGTGCTCGTTACTGAAGAAGAGCTCAAAGACGCTCCTGAATCCTTCGTCACCGTTGACGCCAAGGGTAAGGAACTCAAGGGACTCAAGTTCCGCATGCAGGTTTATGCTCAGGACTGCCTCGGTTGCGGTAACTGCGCAGACATCTGTCCTGCCAAGGAATCCGCTCTGGTGATGAAACCCACCGCCACCCAGATTCCCACCGAAGTGCCTAACCTTGATTTTGCTCTGACCATTCCTGAAAAGGACAAGCTCATGAGCAGAAGCTCCGTCAAGGGTTCGCAGTTCCAGCGTCCTCTGCTTGAGTTCTCCGGCGCATGTTCCGGTTGTGGTGAGACCCCCTACGTTAAAGTTCTCACCCAGCTGTTCGGCGAACGCATGATCATTGCCAACGCAACCGGTTGTTCCTCCATCTGGGGCGCATCCGCACCGACGACTCCCTACTGCGTCGACAAGAACGGCCGTGGTCCTGCATGGGGTAACTCCCTTTTCGAAGATGCCGCCGAATTCGGATACGGCATTGAAATGGGTGTCTCCCACCGTCGTGAAAAACTGGCCGACCTCGTTGCTGAAGCAATTGAAGCCGGCGTTCCTTCCGAACTCGAAGCCGACATGAAAGCATGGCTGGAAAACCGCAACAACGCCGGTCTTTCCGAAGAGTACGGTCAGAAAGTCGTAGACGGCATTTTTGCTGCTGCTCCTTCCGACCTGCTGGCTGAAATCGCTGACATGGAAGACCTCTTCACCAAGAAATCCCTCTGGGTATTCGGTGGAGACGGATGGGCATACGACATCGGTTTCGGCGGCGTAGACCACGTTCTCGCTTCCGGACGCGACATCAATATCCTGGTCATGGACACCGAAGTTTACTCCAACACCGGTGGACAGTCCTCCAAGGCAACTCCTCTTGGCTCCATTGCCAAGATGGCTGCAAGCGGCAAGAGCACCGGTAAAAAGGATCTCGGCCGCATGATGATGAGCTACGGATATGTCTACGTGGCATCCGTATCCATGGGCGCAAACAAACAGCAGTTCATGAAAGCAATCCAGGAAGCTGAAGCTTATCCCGGACCTTCTCTGGTAATCTGCTACGCTCCCTGCATCAACCAGGGTATCAGAAAGGGCATGGGCAAGACCCAGCTCGAAATGAAACTGGCAGTGGATTCCGGCTACTGGCCGCTGTACCGCTTCAACCCCGCACTTGTAGAAGAAGGCAAGAACCCCTTGACCCTCGACTCCAAGGCTCCCGATGGAACCATGCAGGAATTCATGGGCGGTGAAAACCGTTATGGCCTGCTTGAGCGCACCAATCCCGAAGCATCGAAGGAATACCGCGCAACTATCGAAAAGCAGTACAATGACCGGTACGAAATCCTGAAATATATGGCTGCCGCTGATTACAGCGAAAGCAACTAA